CGTCGCCACCAGACATTGTTCATTTCATTTGCTCTCGGCGGTCCGAATCAATACTCAGGTAAAAGCATGGAAAAGGCCCATGAAGGCATGAATATTCAGCATGAGCACTTTATGACCATTGTAAGTCACCTGGCAGCTTCCTTGAAAGAGTTCGGTGTATCAGACGAGGATATTCAGACGATTGCACAGAAGCTTGCACCAATGGAAGAGAGTATCATTGAAAAATAATTTTATCTAAAAATCGAAAGAACTGTGTAGAAATTTCTATGCAGTTCTTTTTTGTTACAGTTTTGTTGATATAATGAGACCGAATACGTGGAAAAGTATAGATGCTGATATATAATGTAAATAGTTAGAAAAAACAGGAGAATAGGTATGATTCATAATCGCTATTATCGCATCTTTGTTATTGTATCCATGACGATCCGTTTTTTTCTTCAGATATGGTGGTTTCATCGCACACATCGCAGCACGGGACGAACAGAAGCGCGGGAACAATGGGAAGCTCTGGTAGCGAAGCAGGCGCGTGAATATAAGCGGACAGCGCTTAAGTTGGGCGGCTTGCTGATTAAGATGGGGCAATTTCTCAGTACGCGGGCAGATATTATGCCTCGAGCTTTTACTGTTGAATTAACCGATCTAACAGACCGGGTTCCATCCATTCCTTGGGAGAAGAGCAAGGTCATTATTGAACAAGAGTTAAACCAGCCGATAGAGAATGTGTTTATGTCACTATCTGAACGTCCGGTTGCCTCAGCCTCTATTGGTGAAGTATATGAAGGACAGCTATATAACGGCGAGAGAATAGCGCTTAAAGTACAGCGTGCCGGCATTGAGAAAATTATTGATGCTGATTTTGCGGCGACAAGGGTAGTGGTGCGGCTTGCCAAACGTTTTACTCGCTTTGGTAAGAACATGGACCTGAATGCGCTGTATCGTGAATTGCACCGTACAATCTCGCGTGAGTTGGACTTTCGCAAGGAGTATGCGCATGCCAAGCGGTTTGCACAGATGTATGAGAACAATCCGGCTATACAAGTTCCACGCTATTATGAGGAGTGGATGACCCGTCGCATTCTTGTAATGGAATGGGTGGAAGGTGCCAAGGTCGTTGATCATGCCTTCCTTGATGCGCATGGGATTGACCGGAATGTACTGGTGCAGCGTCTGACCGATTTGTTTTTGCAGCAGGTGCTTCTTCACGGCTTCTTCCATGCGGATCTACATCCGGGCAACGTATTTATTCGTTCAGACGGAACCATTGTCCTGCTTGATTTTGGCATGGTGGGTGAGATTAAGCAGGAAGCACGCCAGCATATCCAGACGCTTATTCAAGCCGTTGTGTTAAAGGATTACGAGTTGATGGTGCAAGCGCTTGATTCCCTGCAATTCCTTACGCCGCAGGCTGAT
This window of the Aneurinibacillus sp. REN35 genome carries:
- a CDS encoding ABC1 kinase family protein — protein: MIHNRYYRIFVIVSMTIRFFLQIWWFHRTHRSTGRTEAREQWEALVAKQAREYKRTALKLGGLLIKMGQFLSTRADIMPRAFTVELTDLTDRVPSIPWEKSKVIIEQELNQPIENVFMSLSERPVASASIGEVYEGQLYNGERIALKVQRAGIEKIIDADFAATRVVVRLAKRFTRFGKNMDLNALYRELHRTISRELDFRKEYAHAKRFAQMYENNPAIQVPRYYEEWMTRRILVMEWVEGAKVVDHAFLDAHGIDRNVLVQRLTDLFLQQVLLHGFFHADLHPGNVFIRSDGTIVLLDFGMVGEIKQEARQHIQTLIQAVVLKDYELMVQALDSLQFLTPQADREQVKVALQVGLEMYFNRAFEALDDEVIEEIQLQIQDFVQAQPIQLPAEYAFLGRAVSTVVGVVTTIKPDVDFLEVGRPVVSEWLNQQETKQSNRRIAFQLLQDVAREMAALPRQINRYIDMSAEAEYRKRRVKETERWLMHYRSRQQAALVFAFGGWIGVVALWMTGHAVETYISGSITVLALQQWIMAYRKAGKLLKEQVGEPGSRGDLR
- a CDS encoding group I truncated hemoglobin, whose protein sequence is MSTVEPSLYERLGGQEAIAKVVDVFYDRILADDTVNGFFKNTDMEKQRRHQTLFISFALGGPNQYSGKSMEKAHEGMNIQHEHFMTIVSHLAASLKEFGVSDEDIQTIAQKLAPMEESIIEK